A window of Flavobacterium branchiarum genomic DNA:
AAAAAATCCATCATGTCTGCACTTCTTGTTAAAGTATATTCGCTTTGTAAAATTTCGATTATGATTCCAAAAAAAGTTGAAAAAACAAAAGAAAGCAATAATGGTCTAAAATCATCTGTGTTCTTAAATTGCTTTTTGAAATACAAAAACCACAGAAAGTTAAAACCAAAATAAAAACAAAAGTGAACTAATTTATCTATGTGTGGAATACTTACAACCGGTATATTACTTGATTCGGTTAAACAGAGATAAAAAATAATTCCTGTCCAAAATAAAGCCAAACATAAAAAAACAATTTTTTTAAGCACCTATTAATTCTTTATAAGCTTCATCAGATAATAAAGAATCTAATTCTGATGTATTTGAAATTTTAATTTTAATCATCCAACCATCACCATAAGGATCAGAGTTTACAGTTTCTGGAGCACTTTCTAAATTTTCATTAAAAGCAATAATCTCTCCAGACAAAGGCAAGAACAAATCTGAAACTGTTTTTACAGCTTCAACCGTACCAAAAACTTCATCTTTATCAAGTGTTTGATCTAAAGTCTCTACTTCAACATAAACGATATCTCCTAATTCTTTTTGTGCAAAATGAGTAATTCCTACTGTTGCAACATCACCTTCAATGCTAACCCATTCGTGATCTTTTGTGTACTTTAAATTTGCTGGTATATTCATAATAAATACTTATTGATAATTGATAATTGAATTCTAATAGGGCAAATGTAACAATCTTCTAATCAAATTCTCTTCAGAATCTAAAAATTAATTTCCAAAATTATATCGAATAGTAAACCCTGATCGGATATTGGTTAAAGGATATAAAGTAGAAATGACTGCTTTAGAGAATGAATGATCATAATAAAAAATAGCTGTTAGGTTCTTACTAAATGAATAATCTGCTGTAAGTTTTAAAGACCAAATGTTTTGTCCTGCAGCTAGTTGATTGTTATCATAATCTAAGTAACGAACCATTGTTTGATTATTTCGAAACGATAAATCTCCTTTTATATTGATATCACTCTTAATTATTCCCGTAGGACTATCTGCTAGTGTCGATGAAAAAATCACATCTTTAATGCGATATCCAAGACCTATGATATACTCCATTCCTTTAACTTCTGTCAATAAATTATTATCAAAACTCATTGACAACGCTCTATCTTTTTTAATTTCTGTAAGTACCTTCAAAGAACTTTTTAGCTCAAAATCCATTCTGATTAGTGGATTAAACTGCTCTACTAAGTTCACATTAGACATAATAGTTGCATTATAAAAATTATCACTATCAGGATCTTGTTGCCCTTTATATTGGTCATATTTAAAATTAGAGCGATACTGATTTATTGTATAAGATGCTCTATAATTATGTTGTAATGAAAAACGTTTAAACTTTTCTTTAAAGTAACGGTAACGCATTAATCCATTATACTTAATACTCCAGTTTGGAAGCGGGAAATTCCTAAAAATTCCTGTCGAACTTTTTGAAGCATCGCTTCCTGAATAGGCTGCTAAAAAGGAAGGAAGCAAAACGGCTTGATTGTTTTTTGTATATCCTATTGGGTAGCCCGCGTTTGACTCGAAAATGTCTTTCTTCTCATAATTAGGATCTGTTGGATTTACCGGAATAGGATTGGCTGCATCACCATATCTCGGTATCGGAACTCCTGAACCGTAATGACTTTCTGCTAATCGATTTGCAATTTCTAAACGGTTAGATCTAAAATCATCAAATGCTGCCGAAGAAATTTCGTTACTCGTAGAAAATGCTGTTTTTATTAAAATCGTCGAAATAGAAAACATTCCATAATTGTATGGCGATCTTGCATGATACTGCCCTGATGCATCAACATCATATTGTTCAGAAAAATTGGCTGAATAAGTACGATCAAAATTCAAATCAACTTTTAAATCTGGTAATAAATCAATATTGGCCGTAGCTTTAAACATCTTGTTAGTAACCTGTGAGAAACTCTGATTAAAGTCCTGGTAATTGGTTAACCATCCGTTTTTAGCTGCCTCGTAACGTACATCATCCTGACTTCCGAAAATAAATCCTAATGAAGGTCGCGACGAACCTAAGAATCCAACACTTGGTGTATACCCTGGTAAAACTGTTCCGCTATTTACGGTATAATTAACCTGAATGTTTTTTATACTTGTTAGCACCCCCATTAAACCATCTTGAAATACACTGTTTTTTTCTAATCCCTGATTTGTATTTACTACTTTTTCTCCTGGTTTAGGCACGGTTGGTTTTGCCTTAGCTGTTTTAGCACCTCCTTTTGTAAGTCCTAAATACTTATAAAGCGTATTCATATTCATTGCCGCAGTGAACGTATTCGAATTTGCGTTTTGAATTGTATTTCCTAAATTATAACTTCCTTGATC
This region includes:
- a CDS encoding VanZ family protein codes for the protein MLKKIVFLCLALFWTGIIFYLCLTESSNIPVVSIPHIDKLVHFCFYFGFNFLWFLYFKKQFKNTDDFRPLLLSFVFSTFFGIIIEILQSEYTLTRSADMMDFLANSLGATAAIIAVLLFNKIVTKIVN
- the gcvH gene encoding glycine cleavage system protein GcvH, whose amino-acid sequence is MNIPANLKYTKDHEWVSIEGDVATVGITHFAQKELGDIVYVEVETLDQTLDKDEVFGTVEAVKTVSDLFLPLSGEIIAFNENLESAPETVNSDPYGDGWMIKIKISNTSELDSLLSDEAYKELIGA